The genome window TGCGAACGGGATTTGTCAGCATGGCTGAAAGAGAAGACAAAGGAAGGTGCGCCTTCTGTAGGCTTAGATAAAAGGGTCGTACCTTTGGCGCCAACGCGCATCTTGTTCTGGGTGTTGTTCTTCAAGAAGCGCTTAACACGACCGCAAGGGAACTGTGGTTGAAAGATATTGTCAGCGAATGGGACTGATGATAGTAGATAGGCTTGAATGTGTGAAGTGAAGCTTTGATGTGAAGGTGGATACGGGAGGGATCGTGACCGCCACCCCTCTCAACCCAGTCGCCTGAACCGCAACAAGCCGGTGCGATATAGCTCTTGAAGGAAATATGTTTGATAAAAGAAAGCTATACGCGTGCTTTTGCGAACGAAAAGGCGATCGCGAGGGGCAAAGGaggcaaaaagcaaaatccCACGCCGTAACGGTTTCAGTGGTATGTCGCCGCCAGACGCCAAGGGATGGATCAAATGTCATATGCCtgcagggagaaaaaaagacgaATACGGACCTGCAGACCAGCCTTTGCGCTGTGGGACTTCTGGCTCTTCCCCGCAGAGTCCTTGGAGCCGGCCTTTCCACCGATAGactttccctttccaccAGGCATTTTGCAAAAGCGTCGAGATTTGGGGCCGCAGGGGCGAAAATGTCGCGTCAGTCGAGTATTGGAAGTGGTAGAACgtgatggtggatgttgGTGCGATCCGATGCAGCACAAGCACGcgcgttgttgatggatgaaGGAGTCAGAAATGTCAGAGCCATCCTGGTCGCTAAAGACGGGCGTCGACCGTCGAGTGGCGCTAGTCCGTTTTAGGAAACCTGCTCAGCTTCCATCCACGGAGATGTCATAACGGGcgaggtggttgttggtcgCCGTTGCAAAGGCAGCGAAGTACAAGCTTCAAGTCCTTGTATCTTGTCATAAGCCCGAGAAAGAATTTCAGCCAAAGCTCTGATGGCCTGGCTTTATCGGGCGCATGAGGCTGGGGCTGAGCGTCCACGCCATTGCTGGGTAGAGTCACTCAGTAGTCGAATCCCCAAATGCCAGACATACCACACTTGTGAGCAAATATAATTGCATCAATATACTTGCACCAGTAGGCCTAATCGGCGGAGAGAGGACATAGAGACTCTTAAACCGTAACGTGGGGGGTTTGCACACGTTCGTAGCGATATAACAGAGGTTGGCAGGAGAGTGTGCAGACCATGATAGTTGCTCAGCGGATTATCTAAGCAACCAGGTGATCTGTGCCTCTTTGCCTTGTCCGGGGGGCTgtatgcctgaggctgcAGTAGACCTTGAACCGCCGAATCAGGTAATAAAACTGTTTATCACTTGCTTATCGCCGCTATCTTCCCTTACGCCTTACACTGATACGGCTAAGCCAAGAGAGGTCAAGAGCAATCACGTGATCCTCACTATCTGGACAGCTGTCCGACTTCCCCGGGGCTCCAGTTCCGCAGTTCGAAGTTTCTGTCCTTGCGCACGCgttccccatcctccccagtTTCACATCATCGTGTGCCGCTCCTCACTTCTCAAGGCTCCCTGGTCTCAGTACTACCGGCAAGATGGTGTCTCCTCAAGTGTAAGTGATTCCTGCGTTATTTTGCACGCGACTCGAACGACCATGGTCTGCTATGTCGTGGTGCTATCGGAGGAATAATAACTGATATATCGCCTGTCTTGCAGTACCAACCTGGCCATCATCgtggtgatgatgcagcTGGCGAAGAAGGTTCCCTTCGAGGACCCCGATGTCCTGATGCTGGTCCGTGGCATGTACATCTTGTCCAACGTGATCATTCTGGGAGTGTATCTGTACACTCAGTCGAAGATCAACAAAAAGAATGGTATGCTTTTTTTATTCTGTTTTCATTAAGCTACGGTTCTCTAATACTTGCGATCAGATCTGACTACCCTGAAATACGTGGAGCCTGCCCCTATGGGTAGCGGCGAGGAGCCCAAGCCGGTCACCACTACCAACATGGAGTACGACAAGGGACAGCTGCGCCAGCTTATGAGGAGCCAGCTGATGGGTGTGGGTATGATGGGTGTGATGCACCTCTACTTCAAGTACACCAACCCTCTCCTGATCCAGTCCATCATCCCCCTCAAGGGTGCCTTCGAGTCGAACCTGGTCAAGATCCACGTCTTCGGCAAGCCTGCGACCGGTGATCTCCAGCGCCCCTTCAAGGCCAACAACAGCTTCCTGAACCAGGGCCAGATCAAGAGCGACAAGGCCTCCGTGGAGAACGCGGAGAAGAACTGGAGGGGCGGTGTCAAGGAGGAGTAGGGTGACAGATTCTGGGGAAGGAGCGCGAGAGATATTGCTAGGCCTTGCCTCCCGTGTATTTATAGATGTGGTTTCAATGGAGTGAGCGCGAATTCACCTTGGATTTGCGCATTTCTGGCTTCACACTGGCTTTCTTGGCTGCTGTGATGGGAGACTTTTATGACTATGCATGTTGTCGATATCATTCGCAATGACCGCTTACTATCAAATATAATAGAACCACGTCAGTGGTGACCTCATGTCCTATATTCTCCCATGCCCGCAGCATGAGTCAGGGGGCGCATAGATAATTAGAAATCCCTGATCGTTATGGCTTCCCAACCAGGTAGGAGCggaaatgatgatgagtggCGAAGTACCTGCCGATGCTTTGTTGTCTCACGGCTTGCGTCTCCTGACATACCAACATCGGTGGCCGGTGAAGACAATGAAGGCATTTCTAAGCAATACGGGCTGTGGCCACACCGTGTCACTTGCTCGAGATAAACTGGTGCATTTACCCCATGTAAGGCTGGAGGCTGGATGGGGCCACTTTTCAGCAATATGTAGAAAGTACTAGAACCATCTCCCGGTCTCCGCGACCCTGGACATTGACACGCCAGCATGATCATGAAACCCGAGTCAAACCAGAGCCGTTTGAAGTTGTGCTACACTCCCAAGTCATGGATGTCGCCAATTGTATAGATCCGAGCACACCGTTGTGGCGTGGAATTAtacttagtagtatgtaGGGACAAACCTTGGTGCGCGGCCTTTAGGCGGCCATAGATAGTTTATGCTACGGTACCACTGATGTTATTGtaccagaaagaaagaaaagtcCCAGCCAGTTAATTCCCAAATCAAAGCCACATGCATCCGTTATCATGCATCTGACATATCGGATTCGTCCATTTGGTTGGAAGTATTTGAAAGAGGCCAGAGCATCATCGACATGGGTACCCTCAGCAATAATATGCATGCATTATGCCCTCCCCATGGATCCGTAGCTTTCAAGCAATTAGACGCGCGCCCGGCCGAATGAGATGAACCGTTGGAGCCATCATCCCACTCATCCCGCTCcagaaaggagagaaaaaaaaatatgatcAAGCGCGTGATGACCGGTGAGGACTCCGGTGAATTGATTTGGGTGACGGGAGAGACCCAAGAGGGGccagaataataagaatggGGAAGGCGAAGGTACCGCCTTCGGGGTCCAGCCACGCGACTCCAACATGGAGGGGTACAGGACTAACGTTATTCCATCACCGGGATCACGGGCCGAAAGCGGCAAGGCCGGCACTGCCCCTCTTTTTGGGTTGAAAGAGTAAGTTAGCAGTATTTTCTGGagtgaataataataaaataataataacaactgACTACCTAGTAAATACTACTATGGTATTTTGACTCTACGGATGGGCCGATTCTAttacatcatctcatctcgtCCGGTTCCTCGCCTCCGCGGCAGTCTACGGGTAGGATCGTAACAAAAACCCGGGGGATAGACCCGTTGTCCCGAGCTGGAGTTCCGTATAACCTAGGTAGAAGGTATCAATTGAACCCGACGAACTGGCAAAATATTCTCGAGAATCGAGATAGTGAAGGGTGAGTACCCGGcgtgatggaggggggagacGCTCATTGGTCGGTACGGCAGCTGCCGAGGGGGAGCAGGAGATCCAAATATCGTGAGTCTCCTGCTTTGCCCGGTGTATGAAACCGGAAAGGGCTGCTGGGGAACTGGGGAGCGGCGCAAGCCGGGAATCCCAGCTGACAATTGACCCATCTTCATGCCGTGGCAGAGCTCAGGTAGCTTTTGCCCCGTCTGTCTCCCCGGTGTGCGCATTCGACTGGGCGCGGCATCTGTACCTCCTCCAGGAGCGGAGGACCCAGTAGAAGGCCTGACCTGGTCGTTGCGTCAGTCCTGAggttccctccccctctacCCTTTTtctacttcccctcccccgccgctgaacttttccttcctcccttttactttctctcttcttcttcttcatccatcctctcctcatcACATCTGTCCTCTTTCCATCCAATTCACCCTCAAGTGagtcttccccctcccatcTGGCTTTGCATCTTgcacatcatctccctctcatTACATCACGAAGCTTTGACTGACCTATTACCCCGCCGAACAGACACATCTACACAATGGCTCCCAAGGTACGCCAATGACTTACCAGGCGTGGTTCCAGCTATCTACCAGCCTGATGATCTTGTATACTCACATCAATGCCATTTAGGTCGGTATCAACGGCTTCGGTCGTATCGGACGTATCGTAAGTTGCTCTTCCCTCGTTACTGCTTCCGGGTGGTAAGAGACTAACATGAGTGTACAGGTCTTCCGTAACGCGTGAGTACCGTCTTTCACCGTCACTCGATGGCCCCTAGTCTGGGACTCATGGAGTCTAATCGACATTGCGAGAACGTTATACTGACATGTTTGGCTGCACAGCATCAACCACGGCGAGGTTGACGTCGTTGCTGTCAACGACCCCTTCATCGAGACCCACTATGCTGTACGTTCTGCCTCACTACATTGTCTGCtacacaacaacaagaagcaaGTGGCTAACGGAGTGAATCTGCGATAGGCCTACATGCTCAAGTACGACAGCACCCACGGCCAGTTCAAGGGCACCATCGAGACCTACGAGGAGGGTCTGATCGTCAACGGCAAGAAGATCCGCTTCTTCGCTGAGCGTGACCCCGCTGCCATCCCCTGGGGCACCACTGGCGCTGACTACATCGTCGAGTCCACTGGTGTTTTCACCACCCAGGAGAAGGCCTCCGCTCACTTGAAGGGTGGTGCCAAGAAGGTCGTCATCTCTGCTCCTTCCGCTGATGCCCCCATGTTCGTCATGGGtgtcaacaacacctcctACACCAAGGATGTCAACGTCCTCTCCAACGCCTCTTGCACCACCAACTGCCTTGCTCCCCTCGCCAAGGTCATCAACGACAAGTTCGGTATCGTTGAGGGTCTCATGACCACTGTCCACTCCTACACCGCTACCCAGAAGGTCGTCGATGCCCCCTCCAGCAAGGACTGGCGTGGTGGCCGTACTGCGGCCCAgaacatcatcccctcctccaccggtgCTGCCAAGGCTGTCGGCAAGGTCATCCCCACCCTTAACGGCAAGCTCACTGGTATGGCCATGCGTGTGCCCACCTCCAACGTCTCCGTTGTCGACTTGACCTGCCGCCTCGAGAAGGCCACCAGCTACgacgagatcaagaaggccatcAAGGATGCTTCCGAGAACGAGCTCAAGGGTGAGTTCCTACGTAAATCCATGATACCGTGAGGTTCGACATCTAATCCTTTTATTATAGGCATCCTCGGCTACACTGAGGACGACATCGTCTCCTCCGACCTGAACGGTGACGAccactcctccatcttcgacGCCAAGGCCGGTATCGCCCTCAACTCCAACTTCGTCAAGCTCGTCTCCTGGTACGACAACGAGTGGGGTTACTCCCGCCGTGTTGTCGACCTCATTGGTAAGGACATTCTTGTCTCCCCTCAAAAAAAATCGGTGACATTTTACTAACCTCTCTTCTAGCCTACATCTCCAAGGTTGATGCCCAGTAGGAATCAGGACGGCAAACTGAATTCAGAAGTGTGCTGTGAGTGAGACTGATTGCCGAGCGCAGACGGCTCTCGTGGAACCCAGCGTGTGGGGAAGCTTGAGAAGGTCTTAACTCCTAGCGTAAAAGCTCATGATGACGTACAATTTAATGAAATGATACAATGTTCATATTTCCCGTTCAAAATGACGGCCTTGGTCAGTGCGTAAGATGTCCACGACGGCATACTAAATTCGTAGGGAGAGACCTGGTAGCATTGGCAATGTAGTAGTTCTCTCAGCATGCACCGGTTGATAACGTCGGCCCCAGATGCAATGCTTGCGGTGGTGACTAAGCTCTGCAGTGAATGGAATGCGTATGCTTGATCGACTTCGGCGAGCCGCGGGATTTTCTCGGCGTTTTCTAGCGGTGCAAGAAGGATGATACCACGGGCTTTTGGTCCATGCCACATCCCAGTCATTGCAGATTTTCGTCACCACCCTCAAGAAACGAAACGAGCTCAATATCCCCTTCTTGAGTGTTCACTTGGTACTTTTGGGTGGACCGAGGGGTGTCCGCGGCCATCCAAGTCACGTGGAGGGCAGCTCGACCACGGATTTTAGAGCTACATTGATCCAAGACTCCTGGACCAGATCTCCTATGCTGGTGTGCGCGTTGCGGTGACTACCGTATCAACAGCCACCCGTGGCCTTTTAGACTTGGCCTCAAGTTGTATTTTGCGACGCTTTCACTTTCTTCTGATACGGCCTGGTCCTCCTTGCATTGGTTCTGTCGCGGCTGAGCCTCTGAGCTTCGGACCTAGTACTATCTACTAGTTCCCTTGTTTTGTGCTCTCTCAACTCTCCATACAGCGACCTCGGTTCTGCTTGTGTGCTGGTTCGCAAGGCTCCAACCCCGACCAACTTAGTCTAATCTCTTACTTATCTCTCACTTGTCTGCCACCTGTGCTTTGGGGCCATCTGCATTCGTCGTATTCCCGGTGTTACTTTTGAGGGGAACTCCACCGTCTAGTGAACATTATCTGATCCTAATCTGCGCATTTGACCATGACATTTGCGCACTGGTAAATCATCAGTCAGGAAGAAACTAGGCGCTCTCACACATCCAATATCCATGGCAAtggatgaggacgaagacaCCGTCATGGGAGAGGTCGGctcccaccaccccaccTCTGTTTCTTCACATCAATGGCCAAGCAATGGGCCCAGCAGCCAGGGTGCTGGCCAGCTCAATGGTAGCTCGGATCCATCTATTGCACCGCCATTGCTGGGTCCGACCATGAAGCTGCCGTTGTCTGTACACTCGGGAGACCAGAGGCCTGAGAACACAGCATCGGCAGAAGATCAGGGAGTTTCGCCACCTAAAAGCCTGCCCAAGTCAGACTCGGGCGACGCCACTACTGAAGACTTTGACAAGCAAGATAGTCTTGTCGAAGACAACTCAGATTGGACTGATGAGGATACTGTAGCCCGCACTGGGCTTCCCATCGCCTCACTGCCTTCTGGGTTATGTTATGACGTTCAGATGCGTTATCACTGTGAAGTGCGGCCAACAGCGGACGTTCATCCAGAGGATCCGCGACGCATCTACTACATTTACAAGGAACTTTGTCGAGCGGGACTAGTCGATGATCCCGAATCGTGCCGTCCGCTTGTCTCACGACCGCTGAAGCGCATCAATGCTCGCAATGCTACTGAGGCGGAGATCTCGCTGATTCATACGCCTGACCATTTTGCATTCGTAGAAAGCACCAAAGGTAGACCTATATTCAATGTCTTTCGGGTTCTGGTTCTCTAACGGTTAACAGACATGTCTGATGACGAGCTCATTGCATTGGAACACACACGTGACTCGATATACTTCAATAAATTGACGTTTGCATCATCGATTCTGTCAGTTGGAGGCGCGATTGAGACATGCTTGGCTGTTGCAACCCGGAAGGTCAAGAATGCCATTGCAGTGATCCGGCCTCCGGGGCATCATGCTGAGCACGACAAAACTATGGGATTTTGTCTGTTCAATAATGTCTCTGTAGCAGCCCGTGTTTGTCAGAATCGACTGGGTGATAGCTGCAGAAAGATTTTGATTCTCGACTGGTATGCTTAGCCCTTTTCACTTCAATCTGCGGAGATACTGACCAACTAGGGACGTGCATCACGGTAATTAGGGGCTCGTATTACGCATGGAATGAAAGCATCTGACTCACTCTTCTAGGAAATGGTATTCAAAAAGCTTTCTATGATGACCCTAATATCCTATACATCTCACTCCATGTGTATCAGGATGGGAAATTCTATcctggaggggaagaaggtgacTGGGATCACTGTGGTGAAGGCCCGGGCGTTGGAAGGTATGCTCCTAGATTTCTGTTATGTGGAAGCTTCTCTGACATGTTAAGAAACGTAAATATACCCTGGCCGAGCCAAGGGATGGGCGATGGTGACTATATGTATGCTTTTCAACAAGTTGTCATGCCAATTGCCCATGAGTTCAACCCGGACCTTGTCATCGGTACGTGAGGACTCGAGTAGTGGGTGTGTATCTCTAACATGGATCAGTTGCCTCCGGGTTTGATGCGGCTGCAGGCGACGAGCTTGGTGGATGTTTTGTTACCCCTTCGTGCTACGCTCACATGACACACATGCTCATGACGCTTGCCAATGGCAAGGTTGCTGTTTGTCTCGAGGTATGCGCACACAGAGGTTGTTTGGGCATTGTAGGCTAACCAAATGATAGGGTGGTTATAACTTCAGGTCTATCTCCAAGTCCGCACTCGCTGTCACAAAGACGCTGATGGGAGACCCGCCGGACCGACTTCATACCACTTCACCTTCAGCTCTGGCCACCACAACTGTACGGcgtgtgatgatgatccagTCGCATTACTGGCACTGCATGTACCCTAAAGGGCCTCCTCAGGATGGGCTCTTCACCGATAGGCTTCATGGTAAGATCCCGCACCCCTTACCCGGCAATGCTAACTTCTGCAGATGTTATACGCGCTTACCAGTCAAAACAACTTTACGACAACTACAAGCTCACATCTCTCTTCATATATCGTACTGCCATCTCCCGGTCTTTCGAAAACCAGGTTCTAGCAAGGTAAGTAGAACCACAACGAGTTTGGCTCTGCTAACACCATGCAGCCCCAACTATCATCAAGCCGTGCCACTTGTAGTGATATTTCATGATCCGTGAGTTCGCTGCCGAGGAATTGTCGGCAAATCAAGCGTTTAGTTAACCATACGCAGTCCTGAGATCATGGGTTTGCCCCATCCGGTCACCAACAAGTTGGAAGCCCATAACTGCTGGCTGGTATGTGTCTGCGCCATAATATTGTACATGTGCTGACAGTAGTAGGCTGATGTCATGAAGGAATACATTGGGTGGACTGTGAGCAAGGGGTATGCAGTCATCGACGTTAATATCCCTAAGCATGTGACAATCGATCCTGTAAGCTCGGTGATCTATATCAGCTGTTGAATGAGTCCTGATCCATACAGTCATCCGGTAAatacgaggaagaagacgaaaatCGGCCCACGGCTACTGAGGAATTGGCGGGCTACCTGTGGGATAACTATATCGAGTTAGTGACGCCGAGATTATCAACAGGCAGCCTGAAACTGACAATTGCAGACCGAGCGAGGCCACCGAGATTTTCTTCATAGGCGTAGGCAATGCCTTCTACGGAGTAGCCAACCTACTGATCAACCGAGGTGAGTTATTATCCTCGAAAAGGGAGGCAGCAGCTAACGTGTGAACAGAAACATTGTATAAACGAGTGAACAGCGTTGTTTCCTTCGTTGCCGAGAACCCGGTTCGCGCCATAGCCTCCCACACCCAGGTCTGGCTGTCGCGGTGGTACAAAGATGTAAGCCGGCCGACCCCTTCAGCTCCTGTGGTTCCATACTCACATCCACTAGAACTCCCTTGTCTTTGTCTCGCACACGCACGGCGTCTGGAACAACGTGGAGACTCGGCGCAAGCCATCCAAGCGCTACGGCCAGCTCGTCCAATCGCCTAAAGCCAGTCTGAGTGAGATGCTCATGCATCACAAAGAGGAGGTATACCAATGGATCTCCGAGCGTGCGGACGTACAAGATAGCGAGGAGacggaagatgagaagaaacCTAAGTCGAAGAGCCGGTCCCCGACGAAGGAGAACCAGGCGGAGCCCCGTTCGGTGCCGGGCTGAGCGGGGTCTTAAGTGGAGTGTGTGTTGTAATTTTGTTTGTGTTGGATCTATGCATAGGTGGGTGGTTCGGTTTTGTCTTGGACAATCATTGCAAT of Aspergillus luchuensis IFO 4308 DNA, chromosome 7, nearly complete sequence contains these proteins:
- a CDS encoding PHO88 family protein (COG:P;~EggNog:ENOG410PHVJ;~InterPro:IPR012098;~PFAM:PF10032;~TransMembrane:2 (o29-50i96-114o);~go_component: GO:0005783 - endoplasmic reticulum [Evidence IEA];~go_process: GO:0045047 - protein targeting to ER [Evidence IEA]): MVSPQVTNLAIIVVMMQLAKKVPFEDPDVLMLVRGMYILSNVIILGVYLYTQSKINKKNDLTTLKYVEPAPMGSGEEPKPVTTTNMEYDKGQLRQLMRSQLMGVGMMGVMHLYFKYTNPLLIQSIIPLKGAFESNLVKIHVFGKPATGDLQRPFKANNSFLNQGQIKSDKASVENAEKNWRGGVKEE
- the gpdA gene encoding glyceraldehyde 3-phosphate dehydrogenase GpdA (COG:G;~EggNog:ENOG410PF9K;~InterPro:IPR036291,IPR020831,IPR020830,IPR020828, IPR020829;~PFAM:PF00044,PF02800;~go_function: GO:0016620 - oxidoreductase activity, acting on the aldehyde or oxo group of donors, NAD or NADP as acceptor [Evidence IEA];~go_function: GO:0051287 - NAD binding [Evidence IEA];~go_process: GO:0055114 - oxidation-reduction process [Evidence IEA]), whose translation is MLKYDSTHGQFKGTIETYEEGLIVNGKKIRFFAERDPAAIPWGTTGADYIVESTGVFTTQEKASAHLKGGAKKVVISAPSADAPMFVMGVNNTSYTKDVNVLSNASCTTNCLAPLAKVINDKFGIVEGLMTTVHSYTATQKVVDAPSSKDWRGGRTAAQNIIPSSTGAAKAVGKVIPTLNGKLTGMAMRVPTSNVSVVDLTCRLEKATSYDEIKKAIKDASENELKGEFLRKSMIP
- the hdaA gene encoding histone deacetylase hdaA (BUSCO:EOG09263E5F;~COG:B;~EggNog:ENOG410PHNX;~InterPro:IPR017321,IPR037138,IPR023696,IPR023801, IPR000286,IPR019154;~PFAM:PF09757,PF00850) — protein: MDEDEDTVMGEVGSHHPTSVSSHQWPSNGPSSQGAGQLNGSSDPSIAPPLLGPTMKLPLSVHSGDQRPENTASAEDQGVSPPKSLPKSDSGDATTEDFDKQDSLVEDNSDWTDEDTVARTGLPIASLPSGLCYDVQMRYHCEVRPTADVHPEDPRRIYYIYKELCRAGLVDDPESCRPLVSRPLKRINARNATEAEISLIHTPDHFAFVESTKDMSDDELIALEHTRDSIYFNKLTFASSILSVGGAIETCLAVATRKVKNAIAVIRPPGHHAEHDKTMGFCLFNNVSVAARVCQNRLGDSCRKILILDWDVHHGNGIQKAFYDDPNILYISLHVYQDGKFYPGGEEGDWDHCGEGPGVGRNVNIPWPSQGMGDGDYMYAFQQVVMPIAHEFNPDLVIVASGFDAAAGDELGGCFVTPSCYAHMTHMLMTLANGKVAVCLEGGYNFRSISKSALAVTKTLMGDPPDRLHTTSPSALATTTVRRVMMIQSHYWHCMYPKGPPQDGLFTDRLHDVIRAYQSKQLYDNYKLTSLFIYRTAISRSFENQVLASPNYHQAVPLVVIFHDPPEIMGLPHPVTNKLEAHNCWLADVMKEYIGWTVSKGYAVIDVNIPKHVTIDPSSGKYEEEDENRPTATEELAGYLWDNYIELVTPRLSTGSLKLTIADRARPPRFSS